The following coding sequences lie in one Phyllopteryx taeniolatus isolate TA_2022b chromosome 4, UOR_Ptae_1.2, whole genome shotgun sequence genomic window:
- the doc2d gene encoding double C2-like domains, delta isoform X2 codes for MRFEFQCRVLQSRSPLFCLGLPGPIPDFPSIHSSSSRFQPRSAARMNVSKPPSASHLTIPPSSASTPSSSASSPSAPPPPSPVKISMQEHFAINVCPGPILPIPQISDFFPRFHDYPCTPPPPREKKILREETFNGEMGGGFREGERRGDDSADGDGVADSDDDDTYLGTLEFTLLFDQENNCLHCTIHKAKGLKAMDSNGLADPYVKLHLLPGASKANKLRTKTLKNTLNPVWNETLVYHGITAADMTTKTLRLCVCDMDRLGRNEFIGEVRVALKKLREGDNKRYNMGLERIAQNKESNNPAVEPGAPVAEEERGRILVSLCYNTEKGCLLVGIIRCAHLAAMDSNGYSDPFVKIILQPDMGKKSKYKTSVKKKTLNPEFNEEFSYDVTLDLLAKKTLEISVWDYDLGMSNDFIGGVELGIDASGQRLRHWFECLKNKGKKVECWHTLTQQGAPSGDKTD; via the exons ATGCGCTTTGAATTTCAATGTCGCGTCCTACAAAGTCGCTCGCCGTTGTTTTGTTTGGGTCTTCCGGGGCCGATCCCGGACTTCCCGTCGATTCATTCGTCTTCCTCTCGATTTCAGCCCCGTTCGGCAGCCCGCATGAACGTCTCCAAACCGCCTTCCGCCTCCCACCTCACCATCCCTCCTTCCTCCGCTTCCACGCCCTCCTCGTCCGCCTCCTCCCCGtcggccccgccccctccctcgCCCGTTAAGATTTCTATGCAGGAGCACTTCGCCATCAACGTGTGCCCGGGCCCCATCCTCCCCATCCCGCAAATCTCAGATTTCTTCCCCCGTTTCCACGACTACCCCTGCACGCCGCCGCCTCCGCGGGAGAAGAAGATCCTGAGGGAGGAGACTTTCAACGGGGAGATGGGCGGCGGCTTCCGAGAAGGCGAGAGGCGAGGGGACGACAGCGCCGACGGGGACGGAGTAGCTGACTCCGACGATGACGACA CCTATTTGGGGACGTTGGAGTTCACGCTGCTCTTTGATCAGGAGAATAACTGTCTTCATTGCACCATTCACAAGGCAAAG gGACTGAAAGCCATGGACTCCAATGGGCTGGCTGATCCGTACGTcaagcttcatcttcttccCGGGGCTAGCAAG GCGAACAAACTTCGCACAAAGACTCTGAAGAACACGCTGAACCCGGTGTGGAACGAGACTCTGGTGTATCACGGGATCACAGCGGCCGACATGACCACCAAAACGCTCAG GCTGTGCGTTTGCGACATGGACAGACTCGGCCGAAATGAATTCATCGGTGAGGTGAGAGTGGCCCTGAAGAAGCTCAGAGAGGGCGACAACAAGCGTTACAATATGGGCTTGGAGAGAATTGCACAG AACAAAGAATCGAACAATCCGGCGGTGGAGCCGGGAGCGCCGGTGGCAGAGGAGGAG CGGGGACGCATCCTGGTGTCGCTGTGCTACAACACGGAGAAGGGCTGCCTGCTGGTCGGGATCATACGCTGCGCCCATCTGGCCGCCATGGACTCCAACGGCTACTCTGACCCCTTTGTCAAAAT CATCTTGCAGCCAGACATGGGGAAGAAGTCCAAGTACAAGACGTCCGTGAAGAAAAAGACTCTCAACCCTGAATTCAATGAG GAATTTTCCTATGATGTGACTCTGGACTTGCTGGCTAAGAAAACTCTTGAGATCTCAGTGTGGGACTACGACTTGGGAATGAGCAACGACTTCATAG